Proteins from one Prinia subflava isolate CZ2003 ecotype Zambia chromosome 4, Cam_Psub_1.2, whole genome shotgun sequence genomic window:
- the REDIC1 gene encoding regulator of DNA class I crossover intermediates 1 produces the protein MKLLEVSSPKSSAVSLDLLNLYVVNQISTKKENTENTRKPVHIEITEDDKRPIRRHNLELPASPLRTQHKSHLDDLQSRLQKQVLDSRRQHLSEKAKYQHNLSQVTPLGYVDSNMENEDNMARDFHACPLPSSGFQFSNHTQPSEENFNTNLMGNIWEQTYEKKLQNQPGNSFDQDPWNTKPPSQFIFRKSDTVPQELFKPFDRPDHMNSARKNPVIIASNGSENCEGIKEPIFAVVKETAELKSLQDGSGSSFLALFEDEHQTIHNNPSTKHFNPFSNQSNTDIFFTVPDVRNQITNRNYSCNTRRVYPTMKAEDNFIERHLEGIFTAPEQVLLKSNNVSSTSYKETGGLPKTHLQNCHEGQRYFIPCEKRGKRANLEKIETFAYRHDQQNSLKENAQKYSRKKSDEKSVKETAWNQNHLFVFEEFTTAQEKGYKFGLSSYLHETEMEVESPLSSQSHSYSPRQTESYLSSSPDTSEEEDTAKKKEHLNKQSLKASGANLFSASASREAPRGSHTRSVGMQTSSTLAREEANNLQEKDSILCAREQENNPNNHPTALSQGPSHRPRTREHVARSTRRDAWSQTESSVTEAEKVDVGTQCGTLRVCSCGGSLPAGRSPGGLPAPSPAGSAGEREGAGREVPPAAGAAGSAAGTDALSSEAEYLSLAGRRALEVLDYIDKMKERDKQ, from the exons ATGAAGCTCCTGGAAGTATCATCTCCTAAAAGTTCAGCAGTCAGTTTGGATCTTCTTAATCTGTATGTGGTTAACCAGATAtcaaccaaaaaagaaaacactg AGAACACAAGGAAACCAGTCCACATTGAAATCACTGAAGATGACAAAAGACCTATCAGGAGACATAACTTAGAGCTTCCTGCATCACCCCTACGTACACAACACAAGTCACACttagatgatctccagagcaG GTTACAAAAGCAAGTTTTGGACAGCAGAAGACAGCATCtctcagaaaaagcaaaataccaGCATAAT CTGTCACAAGTAACACCATTAGGCTATGTTGATTCTAATATGGAAAATGAAGACAACATGGCCAGAGATTTTCATGCTTGTCCATTGCCCTCCTCTGGTTTTCAGTTCTCTAACCACACACAgccttcagaagaaaatttcaaCACAAACCTAATGGGCAACATTTGGGAACAGACCTatgaaaagaagctgcagaaCCAG CCAGGAAACAGCTTTGATCAAGACCCTTGGAATACAAAACCTCCAAGCcagtttattttcagaaagtcTGATACAGTGCCTCAGGAACTGTTCAAGCCTTTTGATAG GCCAGACCACATGAATTCTGCCAGGAAAAATCCAGTGATAATAGCCAGTAATGGATCAGAAAACTGTGAAGGAATAAAAGAACCAATATTTGCTGTTGTGAAAGAAACTGCAGAACTGAAAAGTCTCCAAGATGGAAGTGGTAGTTCCTTTCTGGCACTATTTGAAGATGAGCATCAAACAATCCATAATAATCCCTCCACAAAGcattttaatcctttttctAACCAAAGCAATACTgacatttttttcactgttccTGATGTTAGAAATCAAATTACCAACAGAAATTATTCTTGTAACACTAGAAGGGTTTATCCTACAATGAAAGCAGAAGACAATTTTATAGAGAGACACCTTGAAGGCATTTTCACAGCTCCAGAACAGGTTTTGCTTAAAAGTAACAATGTGTCAAGCACAAGCTACAAGGAAACTGGTGGACTTCCTAAAACCCACCTGCAGAACTGCCATGAGGGACAGCGCTACTTTATACCCTgtgaaaagaggggaaaaagagcaaaCCTTGAAAAAATTG aGACATTTGCTTATCGCCATGATCAGCAGAATAGCTTAAAGGAGAATGCACAgaaatattcaagaaaaaaaag TGATGAAAAGTCTGTGAAAGAAACAGCCTGGAATCAGAACCATCTCTTTGTATTTGAAGAG ttCACAACAGCACAAGAGAAAGGGTATAAGTTTGGACTGAGTTCGTATCTTCATGAGACGGAGATGG AGGTGGAGTCACCACTCAGCAGCCAGTCTCACAGTTACTCTCCAAGGCAGACTGAGAGTTATTTGAGCTCTAGTCCTGACACA TCTGAAGAAGAAGACACAGCCAAAAAGAAAGAACATCTGAACAAACAGTCCTTGAAGGCATCAGGTGCCAACCTGTTCTCAGCCTCAGCCAGCAGAGAGGCCCCCAGGGGCTCTCACACCCGAAGTGTGGGTATGCAGACCAGCAGTACATTGGCTAGAGAAGAAGCAAACAATCTTCAGGAGAAGGACTCTATTCTTTGtgccagagagcaggaaaataaCCCCAATAACCACCCCACAGCGCTGTCTCAGGGCCCGTCACACCGCCCCCGCACGAGGGAGCATGTCGCTCGCAGCACCAGGCGCGATGCTTGGTCGCAGACCGAGAGCTCTGTGACAGAAGCAGAGAAGGTGGATGTGGGCACCCAGTGTGGCACCCTGCGGGTGTGCAGCTGCGGGGGATCCCTGCCCGCCGGCCGCAGCCCGGGcgggctccctgctcccagccctgccggtAGCGCAGGAGAGCGCGaaggggcggggcgggaggtgccgccggctgcgggcgctgcGGGCAGCGCGGCCGGCACTGACGCCCTCTCCTCTGAGGCTGAGTACCTGAGCTTGGCCGGCAGGAGGGCCCTGGAGGTGCTGGACTACATCGATAAAATGAAGGAGAGAGACAAGCAGTGA